From Solwaraspora sp. WMMD1047, the proteins below share one genomic window:
- a CDS encoding DUF4142 domain-containing protein, with protein MLSVKRLAMIAGLVVVGLAPAGAATAAPSAQDTQFLQGIHRANLVEISAGKMAQQKGANQQVKELGEMLVTDHTKLDETVKSTASSVGVTLPDKPTNDQQAVLNHLKGLNGSAFDNQWVSVELVAHMRAIELAETEVAQGSDPAVVQVAQNALPVLQEHYQELVNLAETLGVPIPEESGTPTPGSSSGRPSPATSGPSSPGRR; from the coding sequence ATGCTGTCCGTCAAACGCTTGGCGATGATCGCCGGCCTGGTCGTGGTGGGCCTGGCGCCGGCCGGCGCGGCGACCGCCGCGCCCTCGGCGCAGGACACCCAGTTCCTGCAGGGGATCCATCGGGCGAATCTGGTGGAGATCTCCGCCGGGAAGATGGCCCAGCAGAAGGGGGCCAACCAGCAGGTCAAGGAGCTGGGCGAGATGCTGGTGACGGATCACACGAAACTGGATGAGACCGTCAAGAGCACCGCGTCCTCGGTGGGGGTGACCCTGCCGGACAAGCCGACCAACGATCAGCAGGCCGTTCTGAACCACCTGAAGGGTCTCAACGGCAGCGCCTTCGACAACCAGTGGGTGTCGGTGGAACTGGTCGCCCATATGCGGGCGATCGAGCTGGCCGAGACCGAGGTGGCGCAGGGCTCCGACCCGGCCGTGGTTCAGGTGGCACAGAACGCCCTGCCGGTCCTGCAGGAGCACTACCAGGAGCTGGTGAACCTGGCCGAGACGTTGGGCGTGCCGATCCCGGAGGAGAGCGGTACCCCGACCCCGGGCAGCAGCTCGGGTCGGCCGAGTCCCGCCACCTCCGGCCCGTCCAGCCCGGGCCGCCGCTGA
- the trpD gene encoding anthranilate phosphoribosyltransferase, with protein sequence MGERTWSNLLAALLRAEELSTEDTAWAMGEIMAGSATPAQIAGFAIALRAKGETSRELAGLVHAMLASAVPVELPAGLRERAVDIVGTGGDRAHTVNISTMTAMVVAGAGVPVVKHGNRAASSSCGAADLLEFLGVPLDLGPDGVARCVAEAGIGFCFAARFHPGMRHAGVTRREIGVPTAFNFLGPLTNPARPRSGAVGCFDKRMAPVMAGVFAARGDTVLVLRGEDGLDEFSTAAPTRVWLARDDRVEESVLDATELGVRRSVPGDLRGGDAAFNADVTRRLLAGETGPVRDAVVVNAAAALLAHGGAKGDLLAGLRANLDRAAEAIDSGAAARVLDRWVAEAGAAKAAEQPG encoded by the coding sequence ATGGGCGAACGGACCTGGTCGAACCTGCTGGCCGCGCTGCTGCGCGCCGAGGAGCTCAGCACCGAGGACACCGCCTGGGCGATGGGCGAGATCATGGCGGGTTCCGCGACGCCCGCCCAGATCGCCGGCTTCGCCATCGCGCTGCGGGCCAAGGGTGAGACCTCCAGGGAACTGGCCGGCCTGGTCCACGCCATGCTGGCCAGCGCCGTACCGGTGGAGCTGCCGGCCGGGCTGCGGGAGCGCGCCGTCGACATCGTCGGCACCGGTGGCGACCGGGCCCACACCGTGAACATCTCCACCATGACGGCGATGGTGGTGGCCGGCGCCGGGGTGCCGGTGGTCAAGCACGGCAACCGGGCGGCCTCGTCGTCCTGCGGCGCGGCCGACCTGCTGGAGTTCCTGGGCGTGCCGCTGGACCTGGGGCCGGACGGGGTGGCCCGGTGCGTCGCCGAGGCCGGCATCGGGTTCTGCTTCGCGGCCCGGTTCCACCCCGGGATGCGGCACGCCGGCGTGACCCGGCGGGAGATCGGCGTGCCGACCGCGTTCAACTTCCTCGGTCCGCTGACCAACCCGGCGCGACCGCGCTCCGGCGCGGTGGGCTGCTTCGACAAGCGGATGGCGCCGGTGATGGCGGGGGTCTTCGCCGCGCGCGGCGACACGGTGCTGGTGCTGCGCGGCGAGGACGGGCTGGACGAGTTCAGCACCGCCGCGCCGACCCGGGTCTGGCTGGCCCGCGACGACCGGGTCGAGGAGTCGGTGCTGGACGCCACGGAACTCGGCGTACGCCGGTCGGTTCCGGGTGACCTGCGCGGCGGCGACGCGGCGTTCAACGCCGACGTGACCCGCCGCCTGCTGGCCGGCGAGACCGGACCGGTGCGCGACGCGGTCGTGGTGAACGCGGCCGCCGCACTGCTGGCACACGGTGGGGCCAAGGGCGACCTGCTCGCCGGGCTACGGGCCAACCTGGACCGGGCGGCCGAGGCGATCGACTCCGGCGCCGCGGCCCGGGTCCTCGACCGCTGGGTGGCGGAGGCCGGGGCGGCCAAAGCGGCCGAACAGCCCGGATAG
- a CDS encoding cytochrome c oxidase assembly protein encodes MLAVDPTTTPPPFTVARVFTETGLDTWLAVVLVVAAAGYLYGVHRLRLRGDRWPVSRTVLFIGPGLGSIAAVTVSGLHAYDTALLSVHMVQHMVLSMIAPIFLALGAPVTLALRTLPAAPRRRLLAVVHSRPARVLSNPLFAFGIFVANPFVLYFTGLYRLTLENVLAHELVHAHFILTGCLFFWPLVGHDPLPGRWPYPARALLMVLSVPFHTVLGLTVMQSATLFGGDWYPSLGLTWADPWADQKVAGGILWAGGEFVSVTMLAVLVVQWMRQSEREARRVDRELDRQEARDRAAGSVA; translated from the coding sequence GTGCTCGCCGTCGATCCGACCACCACCCCACCGCCGTTCACCGTCGCCCGGGTCTTCACCGAGACCGGCCTGGACACCTGGCTGGCCGTGGTGCTGGTGGTCGCCGCCGCCGGCTACCTCTACGGGGTGCACCGGCTGCGGCTGCGCGGCGACCGCTGGCCGGTGAGCCGGACCGTGCTCTTCATCGGGCCGGGGCTGGGCTCGATCGCGGCGGTCACGGTGAGCGGGCTGCACGCCTACGACACCGCCCTGTTGTCGGTGCACATGGTCCAGCACATGGTGCTCTCCATGATCGCGCCGATCTTCCTGGCCCTCGGCGCGCCGGTGACGCTGGCGCTGCGGACGCTGCCCGCCGCGCCGCGCCGGCGGCTGCTGGCCGTGGTGCACAGCCGGCCGGCCCGGGTGCTCAGCAACCCGCTGTTCGCGTTCGGCATCTTCGTGGCCAACCCGTTCGTGCTCTACTTCACCGGGCTCTACCGGCTGACCCTGGAGAACGTGCTGGCGCACGAGCTGGTGCACGCCCACTTCATCCTCACCGGCTGTCTGTTCTTCTGGCCGCTGGTCGGCCACGACCCGCTGCCCGGCCGGTGGCCGTACCCGGCCCGGGCGCTGCTGATGGTGCTCTCCGTGCCGTTCCACACGGTGCTCGGGTTGACCGTGATGCAGAGCGCCACCCTCTTCGGCGGGGACTGGTACCCCTCGCTCGGGCTGACCTGGGCCGACCCGTGGGCCGACCAGAAGGTCGCCGGCGGCATCCTCTGGGCCGGCGGCGAGTTCGTCAGCGTGACCATGCTGGCGGTGCTGGTGGTGCAGTGGATGCGCCAGTCCGAGCGGGAGGCCCGGCGGGTGGATCGCGAGCTGGACCGCCAGGAGGCCCGCGACCGCGCCGCCGGCTCCGTCGCCTGA
- a CDS encoding heme-copper oxidase subunit III yields MTAAPAIDKSRIHSLTRPNMVSVGTIVWLSSELMFFAALFAMYFSIRAADYSMWEEHTPHLNIPYATTFTTILVLSSVTCQLGVFAAEKGDVHALRRWFTITFVMGLIFVLGQMWEYRTLVHEGIKINADGYGSVFYLTTGFHALHVTGGLIAFIIFMIRTTMGRFTPAQATAAIVVSYYWHFVDVVWIALYGMIYWLQ; encoded by the coding sequence GTGACTGCGGCCCCAGCCATTGACAAGAGCCGGATCCACTCGCTGACGCGACCGAACATGGTCAGCGTCGGCACGATCGTCTGGCTCTCCAGCGAACTGATGTTCTTCGCGGCGCTGTTCGCCATGTACTTCTCGATCCGCGCTGCCGACTACAGCATGTGGGAGGAGCACACGCCGCACCTGAACATCCCGTACGCCACGACCTTCACCACGATCCTGGTGCTCTCCTCGGTGACCTGCCAGCTCGGGGTCTTCGCCGCGGAGAAGGGCGACGTGCACGCGCTGCGGCGCTGGTTCACGATCACCTTCGTGATGGGGCTGATCTTCGTGCTCGGCCAGATGTGGGAGTACCGCACGCTGGTGCACGAGGGCATCAAGATCAACGCAGACGGCTACGGCTCGGTGTTCTACCTCACCACCGGCTTCCACGCGCTGCACGTCACCGGTGGCCTGATCGCCTTCATCATCTTCATGATCCGTACGACGATGGGCCGGTTCACCCCGGCCCAGGCCACCGCGGCCATCGTCGTGTCGTACTACTGGCACTTCGTCGACGTCGTCTGGATCGCCCTCTACGGCATGATCTACTGGCTCCAATGA
- a CDS encoding cytochrome c has translation MTSDTPNAGGRRRGLLARLRRARSTPRGRGRRRLGAAVRLTLALFLAGGAYTVFAPSLSAQDTPQFTGAAADGKALFDVSCISCHGRNAQGVEGRGPSLIGVGAASVEFQVGTGRMPMARQEAQAERKPPVFSDEETRQLGQYIQELGGGPQVPAGEVAAGGDIAEGGRLFRINCSSCHAFSGGGGALSSGKYAPGLGPATDRQIYAAMLTGPQNMPVFGDNQLTPEQKADVIAFIQDGLKNDRDPGGLFNLGRYGPSTEGLAIFLVGIVALVFASLWIAGKS, from the coding sequence ATGACTTCTGACACCCCCAACGCGGGCGGTCGCCGGCGCGGGCTGCTCGCGCGGTTGCGCCGGGCGCGCTCCACGCCGCGCGGGCGGGGCCGGCGCCGACTGGGCGCCGCGGTACGCCTCACCCTGGCGCTCTTCCTGGCCGGTGGCGCGTACACCGTCTTCGCGCCCAGCCTGTCGGCCCAGGACACGCCGCAGTTCACCGGCGCCGCCGCCGACGGCAAGGCACTGTTCGACGTGAGCTGCATCTCATGTCACGGCCGCAACGCGCAGGGCGTCGAGGGACGCGGACCGAGCCTGATCGGCGTCGGGGCCGCCTCGGTGGAGTTCCAGGTGGGTACCGGCCGGATGCCGATGGCCCGGCAGGAGGCACAGGCCGAGCGGAAGCCGCCGGTCTTCTCCGACGAGGAGACCCGCCAGCTCGGCCAGTACATCCAGGAGCTCGGCGGCGGCCCGCAGGTGCCCGCCGGGGAGGTCGCCGCCGGCGGCGACATCGCCGAGGGCGGCCGGCTGTTCCGGATCAACTGCTCGTCCTGCCACGCGTTCAGCGGCGGCGGCGGCGCGCTCTCCTCCGGCAAGTACGCCCCCGGTCTCGGCCCGGCCACCGACCGGCAGATCTACGCGGCGATGCTGACCGGCCCGCAGAACATGCCGGTGTTCGGCGACAACCAGCTCACGCCGGAGCAGAAGGCCGACGTGATCGCCTTCATCCAGGACGGCCTCAAGAACGACCGGGACCCCGGCGGCCTGTTCAACCTCGGCCGCTACGGCCCCTCCACCGAGGGCCTGGCGATCTTCCTGGTCGGCATCGTGGCGCTGGTCTTCGCCAGCCTCTGGATTGCGGGGAAGTCATGA
- a CDS encoding Rieske 2Fe-2S domain-containing protein, whose protein sequence is MSDATTAHKAPEVDIHDPKTSRFDIVREGARRDDIEIVHYEPPFPVPGTKAERRLTRVVATFFLLTGLAATVFLAVYIWWPWEYESGSGASKYYTPLLGISLGVALLGIGFGILTWGKKLLPKEVSIQDRHDGASSADDRKITGGTLAYMADELGVKRRPLLGVSLLAGLAPVGAVAAAPLIGGLITDPHKNNRMFTTGWAPAEDGGLVRLAHEDGTPIRPEDVSVGGQLTVFPSLFEDDHFVGALNRYADSPTLLIHLREEDARAAQEAGEREGKSDYMWGNYIAFSKICTHAGCPASLYERQTNRLLCPCHQSQFLITNNARPIFGPASRALPQLPITVDGEGFFVARSDYQELVGPDFWERP, encoded by the coding sequence ATGAGCGACGCGACAACCGCACACAAGGCCCCCGAGGTCGACATCCACGACCCGAAGACATCCCGGTTCGACATCGTCCGGGAGGGGGCCCGCCGCGACGACATCGAGATCGTCCACTACGAGCCGCCGTTCCCGGTGCCCGGCACCAAGGCCGAGCGTCGGCTGACCCGGGTCGTGGCGACGTTCTTCCTGCTCACCGGGTTGGCCGCCACGGTCTTCCTGGCGGTCTACATCTGGTGGCCGTGGGAGTACGAGTCCGGTAGCGGCGCCAGCAAGTACTACACCCCGCTGCTGGGCATCTCGCTCGGCGTCGCCCTGCTCGGCATCGGCTTCGGCATCCTGACCTGGGGCAAGAAGCTGCTGCCCAAGGAGGTGTCGATCCAGGACCGGCACGACGGCGCCTCCAGCGCCGACGACCGGAAGATCACCGGCGGCACGCTGGCCTACATGGCCGACGAACTCGGGGTGAAGCGGCGGCCGCTGCTGGGCGTCTCGCTGCTGGCCGGGCTGGCACCGGTCGGCGCCGTCGCCGCGGCTCCGCTGATCGGCGGGTTGATCACCGACCCGCACAAGAACAACCGGATGTTCACCACCGGCTGGGCGCCGGCCGAGGACGGCGGCCTGGTCCGGCTCGCGCACGAGGACGGCACCCCGATCCGGCCCGAGGACGTCAGCGTCGGCGGCCAGCTCACGGTGTTTCCCAGCCTCTTCGAGGACGACCACTTCGTCGGCGCCCTGAACCGCTACGCCGACTCCCCCACCCTCCTGATCCACCTGCGGGAGGAGGACGCCCGGGCGGCCCAGGAGGCCGGCGAGCGGGAGGGGAAGTCCGACTACATGTGGGGCAACTACATCGCCTTCTCGAAGATCTGCACGCACGCCGGCTGCCCGGCCAGCCTCTACGAGCGGCAGACCAACCGGCTGCTCTGCCCCTGCCACCAGTCGCAGTTCCTGATCACCAACAACGCCCGGCCCATCTTCGGACCCGCCAGCCGGGCCCTCCCCCAGTTGCCCATCACGGTGGATGGGGAGGGCTTCTTCGTGGCACGCTCCGATTACCAGGAGCTCGTCGGGCCAGATTTCTGGGAGCGGCCATGA
- a CDS encoding ubiquinol-cytochrome c reductase cytochrome b subunit: MKRRKLDVAAVPGKAAGEVDDRFQVATPLRKLLNKVFPDHWSFLLGEIALFSFIVLLLTGVFLTFFFDPSLQEVTYEGSYAPLRGTHMSAAYATALDISFDVRGGLIMRQMHHWAALLFMAAIVVHMMRVFFTGAFRKPRELNWIIGSLLFWVGFLAGFTGYSLPDDGLSGTGLRIASAIMLSIPVIGSWVTSSIFGGEFPGEIILSRFYIAHVLLIPGLLVALISVHLGLVFKQKHTQWPGPGRTNDNVVGERMFPRYAIKQGGFFMVVFGVIALLAGLFQINPIWLFGPYEAAVVSAASQPDWYVMFLDGSTRLMPDWEITIPIGDGYVIPPLFWPTVVLPGILTMLPIFYPFIEARLTKDKARHNLLQRPRDVPNRTGLGAMALTFWVVLTLSGANDVIADKFYISLNAMTWAGRIGLIILPPLAYYLTYRICLGLQQHDREVLAHGVETGIIRRLPDGRYEEVHQPLGAADGHGHGELDYAGWVVPKKMNRLGALGPAIKGFFYPIERPAEAPTSPGHPPVQERPEREQIGTGGGR, from the coding sequence ATGAAACGGCGCAAGCTAGACGTAGCGGCAGTACCGGGCAAGGCCGCCGGGGAGGTCGACGACCGGTTCCAGGTCGCCACCCCACTGCGCAAGCTGCTCAACAAGGTCTTCCCGGACCACTGGTCGTTCCTGCTCGGTGAGATCGCGCTCTTCTCGTTCATCGTGCTGCTGCTCACCGGCGTCTTCCTGACCTTCTTCTTCGACCCGTCGTTGCAGGAGGTCACCTACGAGGGCAGCTACGCCCCGCTGCGCGGCACCCACATGTCCGCCGCGTACGCGACCGCGCTGGACATCTCGTTCGACGTTCGCGGCGGCCTGATCATGCGGCAGATGCACCACTGGGCGGCGCTGCTGTTCATGGCCGCGATCGTGGTGCACATGATGCGGGTGTTCTTCACCGGCGCGTTCCGCAAGCCGCGGGAGCTGAACTGGATCATCGGCTCGCTGCTGTTCTGGGTCGGCTTCCTGGCCGGCTTCACCGGCTACTCGCTCCCCGACGACGGACTCTCCGGCACCGGCCTGCGGATCGCCTCGGCGATCATGCTCTCCATCCCGGTGATCGGCTCCTGGGTCACCTCGTCGATCTTCGGCGGCGAGTTCCCCGGCGAGATCATCCTCAGCCGCTTCTACATCGCCCACGTGCTGCTCATCCCCGGCCTGCTGGTGGCGCTGATCAGCGTCCACCTGGGCCTGGTCTTCAAGCAGAAGCACACCCAGTGGCCGGGGCCGGGGCGGACCAACGACAACGTCGTGGGCGAGCGGATGTTCCCCCGGTACGCGATCAAGCAGGGCGGCTTCTTCATGGTCGTCTTCGGCGTGATCGCGCTGCTGGCCGGCCTGTTCCAGATCAACCCGATCTGGCTGTTCGGCCCGTACGAGGCCGCGGTGGTCTCGGCGGCCAGCCAGCCGGACTGGTACGTGATGTTCCTGGACGGCTCGACCCGGCTGATGCCGGACTGGGAGATCACCATCCCGATCGGCGACGGGTACGTCATACCGCCGCTGTTCTGGCCGACCGTGGTGCTACCCGGCATCCTGACGATGCTGCCGATCTTCTATCCGTTCATCGAGGCCCGGCTGACCAAGGACAAGGCCCGGCACAACCTGCTGCAGCGCCCCCGGGACGTACCGAACCGGACCGGTCTCGGCGCGATGGCTCTGACCTTCTGGGTGGTGCTCACCCTCTCCGGCGCCAACGACGTGATCGCGGACAAGTTCTACATCAGCCTGAACGCGATGACCTGGGCGGGCCGGATCGGCCTGATCATCCTGCCGCCGCTGGCGTACTACCTGACCTACCGGATCTGCCTGGGGCTGCAGCAGCACGACCGGGAGGTGCTCGCGCACGGCGTGGAGACCGGCATCATCCGCCGGCTGCCCGACGGCCGGTACGAGGAGGTCCACCAGCCGCTCGGCGCCGCCGACGGGCACGGCCACGGCGAGCTGGACTACGCCGGCTGGGTGGTGCCGAAGAAGATGAACCGGCTCGGCGCGCTCGGACCGGCCATCAAGGGCTTCTTCTACCCGATCGAGCGGCCCGCCGAGGCGCCCACCTCGCCCGGTCACCCGCCGGTGCAGGAGCGCCCGGAGCGGGAGCAGATCGGCACCGGCGGAGGCCGCTGA
- a CDS encoding SDR family oxidoreductase — protein MTGASAGIGAATARELARRGFHVLAGVRRDSDRTPLQARDIEPVILDITDAGHVAALAARVERDPRPLRALVNNAGVPGAGPVEVMPLSEWRRIFEVNLFGHVAVTQALLPALLRGNGRVVNISSLNGKISMAGYGPYAASKFAMEATSDALRNELAPHGVQVVVVEPGGVQTEMSRAGLAALTRLGDGMAPEQHARYGALMRAIPAHVAAFTKAGVTADVAARRIAKAVTDRRPRTRYTIGATAAFLIRASRILPDRMLDRMTTSDLRRHYPTDDRGRTTPRVPIRGA, from the coding sequence GTGACCGGAGCGTCGGCCGGCATCGGCGCGGCCACCGCACGGGAACTGGCTCGGCGCGGCTTCCACGTCCTCGCCGGCGTACGGCGCGACAGCGACCGGACACCCCTGCAGGCCAGGGACATCGAGCCGGTGATCCTCGACATCACCGACGCCGGCCACGTCGCCGCGCTCGCCGCCCGGGTCGAGCGGGATCCGCGGCCGCTGCGGGCGCTGGTCAACAACGCCGGCGTCCCTGGCGCCGGCCCGGTCGAAGTGATGCCGCTCAGCGAGTGGCGGCGGATCTTCGAGGTGAACCTCTTCGGCCACGTCGCCGTCACCCAGGCCCTGCTTCCCGCGCTGCTACGTGGCAACGGGCGCGTGGTCAACATCAGTTCCCTCAACGGGAAGATCTCCATGGCCGGCTACGGACCGTACGCGGCCAGCAAGTTCGCGATGGAGGCGACGAGCGACGCGCTGCGCAACGAGCTGGCCCCCCACGGTGTGCAGGTGGTGGTGGTCGAACCGGGCGGCGTCCAGACCGAGATGTCCCGCGCCGGCCTGGCCGCCCTCACCCGTCTCGGCGACGGGATGGCGCCCGAGCAGCACGCGCGCTACGGCGCTCTGATGCGGGCGATACCCGCCCACGTGGCGGCGTTCACCAAGGCCGGCGTGACCGCCGACGTCGCCGCGCGGAGGATCGCCAAGGCGGTCACCGACCGCAGGCCCCGCACCCGATACACCATCGGCGCGACGGCTGCCTTCCTCATCCGGGCTTCCCGCATCCTTCCCGACCGGATGCTCGACCGGATGACCACCTCCGACCTCCGCAGGCACTACCCGACCGACGACCGCGGCCGGACGACCCCCCGGGTTCCGATCCGGGGCGCGTAA
- a CDS encoding TetR/AcrR family transcriptional regulator yields the protein MTSRAESAAATRRALLDAAAELLDSGGLDAVTLRAVGARAGVSRGAPYRHFLDKESLLIAVGTRAWDSLGDRMQVLRAQPGLSAAEKMRSGLLALIDIGRFQPHLYQLMFSNPPGDPTALARAAQRSQTEFLAVVADLVGEPDARRYAALLISSANGIAGLAASGQLTDPKWGGVSAEDLTDTLVDMIAGNSRPA from the coding sequence GTGACCAGCCGTGCCGAGTCAGCAGCCGCCACCCGCCGCGCCCTGCTCGATGCGGCCGCCGAGCTGCTGGATTCCGGTGGCCTCGACGCCGTGACGTTGCGCGCCGTGGGGGCGCGCGCCGGAGTGAGTCGCGGAGCGCCCTACCGGCACTTCCTCGACAAGGAGAGCCTGCTGATCGCGGTCGGGACCCGGGCCTGGGACAGCCTCGGAGACCGCATGCAGGTCCTTCGCGCGCAACCGGGCCTGTCGGCCGCCGAGAAGATGCGCAGCGGTCTCCTCGCGCTCATCGACATCGGCCGCTTTCAGCCGCACCTGTACCAGCTCATGTTCAGCAACCCGCCCGGCGACCCCACGGCGCTCGCCCGCGCCGCCCAGCGCAGCCAGACCGAGTTCCTGGCCGTCGTCGCCGACCTGGTCGGCGAGCCGGACGCCCGCCGCTACGCGGCCCTGCTCATCAGCAGCGCGAACGGGATCGCCGGCCTGGCGGCCAGCGGCCAGCTCACCGACCCGAAGTGGGGAGGCGTCTCCGCCGAAGACCTCACCGACACCCTCGTCGACATGATCGCCGGCAACAGCCGACCGGCATGA
- a CDS encoding cytochrome c oxidase subunit 4, with the protein MKTEWRLFAIISGFLLFATFLYGFWTEGVDGRVEWIGTTALTLSFFLTAMCGGFFWFVSRRIDPRPEDRPDAEIAEGAGEVGFFSPGSYWPIGLAFAATVAGLGLVFWQWWLIAAGLIAVILGACGLLFEYYSGTRRTAEH; encoded by the coding sequence ATGAAGACTGAATGGCGGCTGTTCGCGATCATCTCGGGGTTCCTGCTCTTCGCCACCTTCCTCTACGGCTTCTGGACCGAGGGCGTGGACGGGCGGGTCGAGTGGATCGGCACCACCGCGCTGACCCTGTCGTTCTTCCTCACCGCGATGTGCGGTGGCTTCTTCTGGTTCGTCTCGCGGCGGATCGATCCCCGCCCGGAGGACCGCCCGGACGCGGAGATCGCCGAGGGCGCCGGTGAGGTCGGGTTCTTCAGCCCGGGCAGCTACTGGCCGATCGGGCTGGCGTTCGCCGCCACCGTGGCCGGTCTCGGCCTGGTCTTCTGGCAGTGGTGGCTGATCGCCGCCGGCCTGATCGCCGTGATCCTGGGCGCCTGCGGGCTGCTTTTCGAGTACTACTCCGGCACCCGGCGGACCGCCGAGCACTGA
- the coxB gene encoding cytochrome c oxidase subunit II has product MAGTGRGRRRGAVRAGGLVLGAGALLTLLTGCDVGKAFAGFGWPQGGITDEANRMYDLWIGSVIAALAVGFFVWGLIFWCIIRYRKRGNELPAQTRFNMPMEFLYTIAPILVVAVLFYYTAIVQTDVDRLRGNPDVTVEVVAFKWNWQFNYRDGVGPEAQTVASTLGTTEVVPVLVLPTGRSIRFEETSRDVIHSFWVPEMLFKRDVFPGDIRNVFEVEELQTEGAYVGRCAELCGTYHSMMNFELRVVSPQAYDQFLAAKQAGASTQDALAQIGEEPFAVTTKPFETKRDASNFGNDSAAGAGN; this is encoded by the coding sequence GTGGCCGGCACCGGACGCGGCAGGCGCCGCGGCGCCGTGCGGGCCGGCGGGCTCGTCCTCGGGGCGGGGGCGCTGCTGACCCTGCTCACCGGCTGTGATGTCGGTAAGGCGTTCGCCGGGTTCGGCTGGCCGCAGGGCGGGATCACCGACGAGGCCAACCGGATGTACGACCTCTGGATCGGGTCGGTCATCGCCGCCCTCGCGGTCGGGTTCTTCGTCTGGGGCCTGATCTTCTGGTGCATCATCCGGTACCGCAAGCGCGGCAACGAGTTGCCGGCGCAGACCCGGTTCAACATGCCGATGGAGTTCCTCTACACGATCGCGCCGATCCTGGTCGTGGCCGTGCTCTTCTACTACACCGCGATCGTGCAGACCGACGTCGACCGGCTGCGCGGCAACCCGGACGTGACCGTCGAGGTCGTGGCGTTCAAGTGGAACTGGCAGTTCAACTACCGCGACGGGGTCGGGCCGGAGGCGCAGACCGTGGCGTCCACCCTCGGCACCACCGAGGTGGTGCCGGTGCTGGTGCTGCCGACCGGCCGCAGCATCCGGTTCGAGGAGACCAGCCGGGACGTCATCCACTCGTTCTGGGTGCCGGAGATGTTGTTCAAGCGGGACGTCTTCCCGGGTGACATCCGTAACGTCTTCGAGGTGGAGGAGTTGCAGACCGAGGGGGCGTACGTCGGGCGGTGCGCCGAGCTGTGTGGCACGTACCACTCGATGATGAACTTCGAGCTGCGGGTGGTCTCACCCCAGGCGTACGACCAGTTCCTCGCGGCCAAGCAGGCCGGCGCCTCGACCCAGGACGCGCTCGCGCAGATCGGTGAGGAGCCGTTCGCGGTGACCACCAAGCCGTTCGAGACCAAGCGGGACGCGAGCAACTTCGGCAACGACAGCGCCGCCGGCGCGGGAAACTGA